Part of the Triticum urartu cultivar G1812 chromosome 2, Tu2.1, whole genome shotgun sequence genome, ttacaccagatgcagggcctgatgattccgctccaggagacgcgtatgagctcaagtgggagttcgacgaagactctcatcgttactatgtttcctttcccgatgatcagtagtggtgcctagttggggggtgaacgggaccgtgtcgcatgttgggttctcttttattttggcgccgtagtcgggccatgagtgtttggatgatgtaatgttatttatgtacttgattgacgtggcgagtgtaagccaactatgttatctcccctttcattattatattacatgggatgttgtgaagattgcctaacttgcgacatagccttcaatgcgattatatctctaagtcatgcctcgacacatgggagctatagtcgcatcgagggtgttacaattaGTTTGATGTTTTCTTTAATAATGTAAATGAACTCTTGTGGTACTTTGCTTTAAGAACAAGAAGTAGATGTTCTCTATCAAATGGCTGCACTACGATGCCTTGAGGCTTTCTTTCACAAAAATGCCTATAAATGCTTGCTGAGCAAATAGTTATTAAGGTTGTCAGTGGAGATTGAACGTATGTGGACACAAATTCTACACAACAAATACTTATAATCTAAGATGTTAGCCCAGGTTACCGTAAGCCCTTCTGAAAGGGGCTAATGAGGGTAAAGGACACCTTTTTCCGTAGAGTGAAATTTGTTGTTGATAACGGCACAACAATGAGATTTTGAGAAGACACGTGGTTAGGGAAGACACCTCTAGCCTCAGATGCTAGAGAGGTGGTGAGTGATCTGGTGAATGGCAACCAAGGCCAGCATGATGAGATCATTGAAGAAATCAAATCCAGAGTAGCTAGCTTTGCATGTAATTTTTTAAGGTCGTTTAGTTAATGAGTATGCTCATGAGTTAGGGAGGTTTTTCTCTTTCTTCAGGTCATGATCGTCATTTGTGGCTTATTCAAATCCATGGCCCGAATGTTATCCCATAAACTATTTTTTTCGATGAATAAAGCGTTGATTTACCCCTAAAAACATGATTTTTTGTGTTGTTCTTTTTTTGGAGAATCCTATTTAACGCGCTTTGCGTCAATTAGGTGCCGAAACGCATAGGCGAACGAGTAGCTGGTTTGGCCTATTTGTGTGGCGGTTTGCAGAGATCCCTTCTGATGCTCTCGTTGCTTGGAGAACGATCATTGTGCTTGTGATTGTTGCAACCCATGGTGTCCTCTCAGCTCGCTGGCATGTCGTGTCATCCCGCTTGTCTCTCGCATTGGCACCCAACATTGTCAACCTCCTTCTCGAGGAGAGGCCCAATTAAAATCCACACTCCCTTCAATTGTGCTTCGCCATGGATCTTGGACGTCTGTGGTTTTTTTTGCTTCCGCTAGCCTGGCATCCCCATCCATTGGTGCTTCAAACCGCTCTGGCTGATCAGACCGAGTTGCTTCAAGGTTGGAGACACGAATTGAGAGCTTCCTGGAGCGGGCGGAGGCTGCTTTGAGCAGGCTCTCCTTTGTGTCGGCTAAGTTTCTGGCCACGCAGACACCACTCTCTCCTGTTGGCTCCACTGAGGACGAAGGGGCAAAGCCATATGGTTGTTTCTTCCCTCGTGTTCGGGAAACTTCATCGTTGATGTCCGCTTCGTCCGTTGTGCCTGCCGTTGTGGGTGAGTCCATCGTCGTGCTTACCTCATGCTCGAGCTTCGGGATATATGTTCGATCCCTGCTTCGCCTATGTCCTTGGAGCGGTTGGAGGTGGGCTCGTCGACGACCTTGTGTGAGGGGCATGTTTATCCTTGGTCTTGTGAGCAACTGGAGGCGCCGAAGTCCATTGTGTCGATGGTTCCTGTGGTGGAGGGTGTTGTGTCGTGGGTTCCTCGGGTCGACGATGTCGATGCGGCCGGTCTGTTGGTGTCTGCCCCTAGTAGGAGCCCCTTGGTTGATGATAACTACATCAAGAAGTACAATGAGTTCCATGATTTTCTTGACAAATGGGTGGCTGGTCAGCCTGGACCCGGCAACACAAGTGGCTGCCTCCTCTAGAAGAAACCCAATAGGAAGAAAGCAAAGAGAAACAAAAGCAAGAAGGGTGGTGTCATCCGGAagacgcccgcgatttcatgatgGAGGGTGCTCCATTTTTATCGTGGTCGGTGTTCTTGTGTGAAGCTCCACTGTGTTGTACAAGTGTCGAGGGTTTCGGTTGTGGTGCATTGGGAAGGACACATGTGCGGTCACGATGTTTTATGTTGTGTGAGTAGTACGACTTTGAGTTGTTTGTATGGATTTTCGCCCGGTTTTCTAAAAATCAACTGGGCAATTCTTTTCTTCTTAATTAATCGGTGAGGCAAATCTTTGCCtccattttgaaaaaaaaacaggACATGGATCTGGTATTGAGAACCATCCAGAAGGATTCTAAATCTAAAAAATAATAATTCTAGAAGGTTTCTGAATGGTTTCTTCACtggttttattattattattattattattattattattattattattattattattgttgttgttgttgttgttgttgttgttgtttttcgGTTTCTTCTTTTTTATGatctttcttttttctttgtgTTGCTTTGAACTGAAAAACAGAGGTCTCGGGGTCGTGAGAAGACAGAGATAACCCTAATCTCCAAATCCTTCCCGTCCGGCGACGCCACCAGATCCCCACCAAAATCGGAACCCCGTCGTGATGGGCGACGCCGCCGACGCACCCCGCCGGCGTCGGCTGGACTCAATTCTCCTCGCCCGGAAACCGCGCCTCACCGACAGCAGGAACGAGACCACGGCCACAGCCGTATCCATGGATGGCTTCACCATGGCGGTCTCCTTCTGGATGGCCGACCCGCCGCAGCTGTCCATCTTCTCCATCTACTGCTGCCGACCCCCTCATCTGCAAGCCGGGCCGTACTGCAATTTCAAAGATTTGCCACGCGTGGTCGGCGTCGGCGCGGAGGGCCGTTTCGTCCTCTTCCGCGCCGTCTTCGACCGCCGATACACATCCGAATATTTCCTGTACAAGGCCGGCGAGTCGCCGTCGCTCGAGTGGATTCCTTCTCCCTACGAGTATCATGATGGCGACCTCCATGATCTGCGCGGGGTCAGGGAGTTCGGCGTCCTGCAGCAGCTCGGCGGCCACTATCTCGTGGCCGCTCTCTGCCTCGACCCGTTGTCGGATGACTATCACCTTCGGATCTACTCGTCCGAGAGAACGTCATGGAGCACCAGGACACTGCCCAATCCATGTCCTGGGGTCGACAGGATTATACCCGACAAGGTGATCACGCTTGGAGAAGAAGGCTTACTAGGGTGGGTTGATTTGTCACACGGCCTGCTGATGTGCGACCTGCGTCAAGATCATGTGCGTTTCACTTTCATCCCGTTGCCGGAGCCGTTGCCTGGGAACAGATACAAACTAAAAGGTCACATTCCCCCTCCCACCGCAAAGAGAAGCAAAAAAGCAGAGGACGAATCTCACCCAAATCTCTGGTGGTTTCGTGATCTCGCATGGGTTGATGGCGTGCTCAAGTTTATTGAGATGGAGAATCTTGCTCCTGAAAGCCAGAGCGACAAGGGTGATGTTATCTACGATTCAGACTTGATCATGTCGCTCGAGCGCAAGGCCGTGGATTGGCATTGCAAGCAGCTGTCCATTGGGGGTGCCTGGAGGGCTGTGACATGGACTCGGACAGTTTCGTCCAACTGTTGGCGCCAGACATGTGCTGCCAATGTCGCTGACATCTTGGTTGTCGACGGATCAGCACATTCATCTTTGTTGCCCGGGTTAAAGGGCGAAAAGTTGACATTCAGGGACCTCTACTCAGCTTTCCCCATCCTGAGCCCGGATGGTGACGATATTCTTTATCTCAAATCAATGGTGGAACCCA contains:
- the LOC125536039 gene encoding uncharacterized protein LOC125536039 isoform X1, with amino-acid sequence MGDAADAPRRRRLDSILLARKPRLTDSRNETTATAVSMDGFTMAVSFWMADPPQLSIFSIYCCRPPHLQAGPYCNFKDLPRVVGVGAEGRFVLFRAVFDRRYTSEYFLYKAGESPSLEWIPSPYEYHDGDLHDLRGVREFGVLQQLGGHYLVAALCLDPLSDDYHLRIYSSERTSWSTRTLPNPCPGVDRIIPDKVITLGEEGLLGWVDLSHGLLMCDLRQDHVRFTFIPLPEPLPGNRYKLKGHIPPPTAKRSKKAEDESHPNLWWFRDLAWVDGVLKFIEMENLAPESQSDKGDVIYDSDLIMSLERKAVDWHCKQLSIGGAWRAVTWTRTVSSNCWRQTCAANVADILVVDGSAHSSLLPGLKGEKLTFRDLYSAFPILSPDGDDILYLKSMVEPSNKDGWAVAVDLGNKAVKAIGKYCLPDDFYYSFRHDPEHPFRVCTLSRHLDMTPGIEVSACRKITGDASSSSNYPSNTSFRAGELNSCEPRSKIQRSLEWARKNKRARNAAGTFMQNDHISQQLDDKVLELEQEIEQELERGWKQKREQKPQQQCFNKWDAPCYPPGHSVWPHQNNLSPRKYFNKPDGPCVLGYASLPPVQLGRHNYQPLWRSHHHQNSS
- the LOC125536039 gene encoding uncharacterized protein LOC125536039 isoform X2 → MGDAADAPRRRRLDSILLARKPRLTDSRNETTATAVSMDGFTMAVSFWMADPPQLSIFSIYCCRPPHLQAGPYCNFKDLPRVVGVGAEGRFVLFRAVFDRRYTSEYFLYKAGESPSLEWIPSPYEYHDGDLHDLRGVREFGVLQQLGGHYLVAALCLDPLSDDYHLRIYSSERTSWSTRTLPNPCPGVDRIIPDKVITLGEEGLLGWVDLSHGLLMCDLRQDHVRFTFIPLPEPLPGNRYKLKGHIPPPTAKRSKKAEDESHPNLWWFRDLAWVDGVLKFIEMENLAPESQSDKGDVIYDSDLIMSLERKAVDWHCKQLSIGGAWRAVTWTRTVSSNCWRQTCAANVADILVVDGSAHSSLLPGLKGEKLTFRDLYSAFPILSPDGDDILYLKSMVEPSNKDGWAVAVDLGNKAVKAIGKYCLPDDFYYSFRHDPEHPFRVCTLSRHLDMTPGIEVSACRKITGDASSSSNYPSNTSFRAGELNSCEPRSKIQRSLEWARKNKRARNAAGTFMQNDHISQLDDKVLELEQEIEQELERGWKQKREQKPQQQCFNKWDAPCYPPGHSVWPHQNNLSPRKYFNKPDGPCVLGYASLPPVQLGRHNYQPLWRSHHHQNSS
- the LOC125536039 gene encoding uncharacterized protein LOC125536039 isoform X3, which gives rise to MGDAADAPRRRRLDSILLARKPRLTDSRNETTATAVSMDGFTMAVSFWMADPPQLSIFSIYCCRPPHLQAGPYCNFKDLPRVVGVGAEGRFVLFRAVFDRRYTSEYFLYKAGESPSLEWIPSPYEYHDGDLHDLRGVREFGVLQQLGGHYLVAALCLDPLSDDYHLRIYSSERTSWSTRTLPNPCPGVDRIIPDKVITLGEEGLLGWVDLSHGLLMCDLRQDHVRFTFIPLPEPLPGNRYKLKGHIPPPTAKRSKKAEDESHPNLWWFRDLAWVDGVLKFIEMENLAPESQSDKGDVIYDSDLIMSLERKAVDWHCKQLSIGGAWRAVTWTRTVSSNCWRQTCAANVADILVVDGSAHSSLLPGLKGEKLTFRDLYSAFPILSPDGDDILYLKSMVEPSNKDGWAVAVDLGNKAVKAIGKYCLPDDFYYSFRHDPEHPFRVCTLSRHLDMTPGIEVSACRKITGDASSSSNYPSNTSFRAGELNSCEPRSKIQRSLEWARKNKRARNAAGTFMQNDHISQQLDDKVLELEQEIEQELERGWKQKREQKQG
- the LOC125536039 gene encoding uncharacterized protein LOC125536039 isoform X4, producing MGDAADAPRRRRLDSILLARKPRLTDSRNETTATAVSMDGFTMAVSFWMADPPQLSIFSIYCCRPPHLQAGPYCNFKDLPRVVGVGAEGRFVLFRAVFDRRYTSEYFLYKAGESPSLEWIPSPYEYHDGDLHDLRGVREFGVLQQLGGHYLVAALCLDPLSDDYHLRIYSSERTSWSTRTLPNPCPGVDRIIPDKVITLGEEGLLGWVDLSHGLLMCDLRQDHVRFTFIPLPEPLPGNRYKLKGHIPPPTAKRSKKAEDESHPNLWWFRDLAWVDGVLKFIEMENLAPESQSDKGDVIYDSDLIMSLERKAVDWHCKQLSIGGAWRAVTWTRTVSSNCWRQTCAANVADILVVDGSAHSSLLPGLKGEKLTFRDLYSAFPILSPDGDDILYLKSMVEPSNKDGWAVAVDLGNKAVKAIGKYCLPDDFYYSFRHDPEHPFRVCTLSRHLDMTPGIEVSACRKITGDASSSSNYPSNTSFRAGELNSCEPRSKIQRSLEWARKNKRARNAAGTFMQNDHISQLDDKVLELEQEIEQELERGWKQKREQKQG